A genomic region of Caulobacter vibrioides contains the following coding sequences:
- a CDS encoding CocE/NonD family hydrolase — MSLVTTLRAGLLAAAALCAFGAVAHAQVSAPVSPMTPDIDGKYVRATVNYDYDKRVVMIPMRDGTKLYTVIVVPKGGQKAPGGLPIMLTRTPYNAAGRAARADSPRMVAAMPQGDEPFVADGGYIRVFQDIRGKYGSEGDYVMTRPLKGPLNSSEVDHSTDAYDTIDWLVKNVPETNGKVGMLGSSYEGFTVMMALVNPHPALKVAAPMSPMVDGWMGDDWFQHGAFRQNNFDYFSSQTSSRGSGSGVQRQGYDDYSNFLRAGSAGDYAKKFGVDKLPGVRKMLEHPAYDSFWSEQALDKVMEKTPLKVPTMWIQGLWDQEDIWGAVHSYPAMESKDTGNDKNYLVLGPWRHSQVNYEGYNLGPFKWDGDTALQFRRDVMKPFFDQYLKDGPKADTPPVLIYDPGQNTWNRYARWPQGGADGAGSGKASKNLYLSANGGLGFSAPAAGKGAAAYAEYVSDPAKPVPYIPRPLQFSDRSRWTPWLVTDQRSVDGRPDVLTYVSEPLTEPLKIAGVPKVNLFASTSGTDSDWVVKLIDVYPDEVPSQPELGGYQLAVGMTIFRGRYRESFSQPKALKPNTPLKYQFILPTANYTFKPGHRVMVQVQSSWFPLYDRNPQTFVPNIFFAKPDDYVKATQRVFHAGDTASFIELPVVDAK, encoded by the coding sequence ATGAGTCTCGTCACCACCTTGCGCGCGGGGCTGTTGGCCGCCGCCGCGCTCTGCGCCTTCGGCGCTGTCGCCCACGCCCAGGTCTCGGCCCCGGTCTCGCCGATGACGCCGGATATCGACGGCAAGTACGTCCGGGCGACGGTCAACTACGACTACGACAAGCGCGTCGTGATGATCCCGATGCGGGACGGGACCAAGCTCTACACCGTGATCGTGGTTCCCAAGGGCGGCCAGAAGGCGCCGGGGGGCCTGCCCATCATGCTGACCCGCACGCCCTACAACGCGGCCGGCCGCGCCGCGCGCGCCGACAGCCCACGCATGGTGGCCGCCATGCCGCAGGGCGACGAACCGTTCGTCGCCGACGGCGGCTATATCCGGGTCTTCCAGGACATCCGGGGCAAGTACGGCTCCGAAGGCGACTATGTGATGACGCGTCCGCTCAAGGGACCGCTGAACAGCTCCGAGGTCGACCACTCCACCGACGCCTACGACACCATCGACTGGCTGGTGAAGAACGTGCCCGAGACCAACGGCAAGGTCGGCATGCTAGGCAGCTCCTACGAGGGCTTCACGGTGATGATGGCCCTGGTCAATCCGCACCCGGCCCTCAAGGTGGCCGCGCCGATGAGCCCGATGGTCGACGGCTGGATGGGCGACGACTGGTTCCAGCACGGCGCCTTCCGCCAGAACAATTTCGACTACTTCAGCAGCCAGACCTCGTCGCGCGGCTCTGGCAGCGGCGTGCAGCGTCAGGGCTATGACGACTATTCCAACTTCCTGCGTGCAGGCTCGGCGGGCGACTACGCCAAGAAGTTCGGCGTGGATAAGCTTCCGGGGGTGCGGAAGATGCTCGAGCACCCGGCCTATGACAGCTTCTGGAGCGAGCAGGCGCTGGACAAGGTTATGGAGAAGACGCCGCTCAAGGTGCCGACCATGTGGATCCAGGGCCTGTGGGACCAGGAAGACATCTGGGGCGCGGTGCACTCGTACCCGGCGATGGAGTCCAAGGACACCGGCAACGACAAGAACTATCTGGTGCTGGGTCCCTGGCGGCACAGCCAGGTCAATTACGAGGGCTATAATCTTGGCCCGTTCAAGTGGGATGGCGACACCGCCCTGCAGTTCCGCCGCGACGTGATGAAGCCGTTCTTCGACCAGTATCTGAAGGACGGACCCAAGGCCGACACCCCGCCGGTGCTGATCTACGATCCTGGCCAGAACACCTGGAACCGCTACGCCCGCTGGCCGCAGGGCGGCGCGGACGGCGCCGGGTCAGGCAAGGCCAGCAAGAACCTCTATCTTAGCGCCAACGGCGGGTTGGGCTTCAGCGCCCCGGCGGCCGGCAAGGGCGCGGCGGCCTATGCCGAGTATGTGTCCGATCCGGCCAAGCCCGTGCCCTACATCCCTCGCCCGCTGCAGTTTTCCGACCGCAGCCGCTGGACCCCGTGGCTGGTGACCGATCAGCGCTCTGTCGATGGTCGTCCGGACGTGCTGACCTATGTCAGCGAGCCCCTGACCGAACCGCTGAAGATCGCCGGTGTTCCGAAAGTGAACCTGTTCGCCTCGACCAGCGGCACGGACAGCGACTGGGTGGTCAAGCTGATCGACGTCTATCCCGACGAGGTCCCCAGCCAGCCCGAACTGGGCGGCTATCAGCTGGCGGTCGGCATGACGATCTTCCGCGGCCGCTATCGCGAGAGCTTCAGCCAGCCCAAGGCCCTGAAGCCGAATACGCCGCTGAAGTACCAGTTCATCCTGCCCACGGCCAACTACACCTTCAAACCCGGTCACCGGGTTATGGTCCAGGTGCAGTCCAGCTGGTTCCCGCTCTATGACCGCAACCCGCAGACCTTTGTGCCGAACATCTTCTTCGCCAAGCCGGATGACTACGTGAAGGCCACGCAGCGGGTGTTCCATGCGGGCGACACCGCCAGCTTCATCGAACTGCCGGTCGTGGACGCGAAGTAG
- a CDS encoding BolA/IbaG family iron-sulfur metabolism protein, translating into MPMSHAELEARLVAAFPDSEIVLTDMVGDNDHWKARIVSPAFKGLPRVRQHQLVNRALADVLGGTLHALALETAAPAE; encoded by the coding sequence GTGCCCATGTCTCACGCCGAGCTCGAAGCCCGCCTGGTCGCGGCCTTTCCGGATTCCGAGATCGTGTTGACGGACATGGTCGGCGACAACGATCATTGGAAGGCGCGGATCGTCTCGCCGGCGTTCAAGGGCCTGCCGCGCGTACGTCAGCACCAGTTGGTCAACCGAGCGCTGGCCGACGTCCTGGGCGGAACCCTGCACGCCCTGGCCCTCGAAACCGCCGCCCCCGCCGAGTAG
- a CDS encoding rubredoxin, protein MSAEPFKVWQCRTCGYIYDEEQGDPGEGLAPGTRWADIPAGWLCPLCGTPKSDFDMIEL, encoded by the coding sequence ATGAGCGCGGAACCCTTCAAGGTCTGGCAGTGCCGCACCTGCGGCTACATCTACGACGAGGAACAGGGCGACCCCGGCGAGGGTCTCGCGCCCGGCACCCGCTGGGCGGACATTCCGGCGGGGTGGCTGTGTCCGCTCTGCGGGACACCGAAGTCGGACTTCGACATGATCGAGCTTTGA
- the purL gene encoding phosphoribosylformylglycinamidine synthase subunit PurL, whose product MSTPQKPMAELAAEFGLKPAEYDVVLKRLGREPNLVELGVFSVMWSEHCSYKSSKNQLKKFPIDGPRVICGPGENAGVIDIGDGDAIIFKMESHNHPSYIEPYQGAATGVGGIMRDVFTMGARPIALLNALRFGDPSHPKTKRLVDGVVAGIAGYGNCVGVPTVAGETNFHKGYNGNILVNAMCVGLAKADSIFYSAAPGPGLAVVYFGSKTGRDGIHGATMSSAEFSEDSEEKRPTVQVGDPFAEKLLIEATLELMATGAVAAIQDMGAAGLTSSSVEMAGKGGVGIELNMDMVPQRETGMSAYEMMLSESQERMLAVLKPGREQDGHAIFEKWGLDAAVIGYTTDTGRLVLKHHGETVCDVPLAPLFYDAPLYDRPWVQPALQPRLDPAAIPAPTNWNEAVLKIVGCPDMASKRWLWEQYDRHVMADTLEDSATGCDAGIVRIHGTGKAIAVTSDCTPRYVQADPYEGGKQAVAEAWRNLTAAGALPIAITDNLNFGSPEKPETMGQIVRATDGMAEACRVLDFPVVSGNVSLYNETNGVAIPPTPTVGAVGLLEDYDLRTGFGNVAEGDTLVVVGATRGELGASIYLREILGREDGAPPPVDLALERKNGDFVRGLISSGLVAGVHDLSDGGLLVAAADVALASKVGITLNASSQAHAHAYLLGEDQARYLIATPDPDAVLEAAKDAGVHANIAGVAGGEAFASDGLFSVSLEALRTAHEAWLPGYMNAPKA is encoded by the coding sequence ATGAGCACGCCCCAAAAGCCCATGGCCGAATTGGCCGCCGAGTTCGGCCTGAAACCCGCCGAATATGACGTTGTCCTCAAGCGCCTGGGCCGCGAGCCCAACCTGGTGGAGCTGGGCGTCTTTTCGGTGATGTGGTCCGAGCACTGCTCGTACAAGTCCTCGAAGAACCAGCTGAAGAAGTTCCCGATCGACGGTCCCCGCGTGATCTGCGGTCCGGGCGAGAACGCCGGCGTCATCGATATCGGCGACGGCGACGCGATCATCTTCAAGATGGAGAGCCACAACCACCCCTCGTACATCGAGCCGTATCAGGGCGCGGCGACGGGCGTGGGCGGCATCATGCGCGACGTCTTCACGATGGGCGCGCGGCCGATCGCCCTCTTGAACGCCCTGCGCTTTGGCGATCCCAGCCATCCGAAGACCAAGCGCCTGGTGGACGGCGTGGTCGCCGGCATCGCCGGCTACGGCAACTGCGTGGGCGTGCCCACCGTCGCGGGCGAGACCAACTTCCACAAGGGCTACAACGGCAACATCCTGGTCAACGCGATGTGCGTGGGCCTGGCCAAGGCCGACAGCATCTTCTACTCGGCCGCCCCGGGTCCTGGCCTGGCGGTCGTCTATTTCGGCTCCAAGACCGGCCGCGACGGCATCCACGGCGCGACCATGTCCTCGGCCGAGTTCTCGGAGGACTCCGAGGAGAAGCGCCCCACCGTCCAGGTCGGCGACCCCTTCGCCGAGAAGCTGCTGATCGAGGCCACGCTGGAGCTGATGGCTACCGGCGCGGTCGCCGCCATCCAGGACATGGGCGCGGCGGGCCTGACCTCCTCGTCGGTCGAGATGGCCGGCAAGGGCGGCGTCGGCATCGAGCTGAACATGGACATGGTCCCGCAGCGCGAGACCGGCATGAGCGCCTACGAGATGATGCTGTCGGAAAGCCAGGAGCGCATGCTGGCGGTCCTCAAGCCCGGCCGCGAGCAGGACGGCCACGCCATCTTCGAAAAGTGGGGCCTGGACGCCGCCGTCATCGGCTACACCACCGACACCGGCCGCCTGGTGCTGAAGCATCACGGCGAGACGGTCTGCGACGTGCCGTTGGCGCCGCTGTTCTACGATGCGCCGCTGTATGACCGCCCCTGGGTCCAGCCGGCGCTGCAGCCGCGCCTCGACCCCGCCGCCATCCCCGCTCCGACGAACTGGAACGAAGCGGTTCTGAAGATCGTCGGCTGCCCGGACATGGCCTCCAAGCGCTGGCTGTGGGAACAGTACGACCGCCACGTCATGGCCGACACGCTGGAAGACAGCGCCACCGGCTGCGACGCGGGCATCGTGCGCATCCACGGCACGGGCAAGGCCATCGCCGTGACCAGCGACTGCACCCCGCGCTATGTCCAGGCCGACCCCTATGAGGGCGGCAAGCAGGCGGTCGCGGAGGCCTGGCGCAACCTGACGGCCGCCGGCGCCCTGCCGATCGCCATCACCGACAACCTGAACTTCGGTAGCCCCGAAAAGCCCGAGACCATGGGCCAGATCGTCCGCGCCACCGACGGCATGGCCGAGGCCTGCCGTGTGCTGGACTTCCCGGTCGTGTCGGGCAACGTGTCGCTCTACAACGAGACCAACGGCGTCGCCATTCCGCCGACGCCCACCGTCGGCGCGGTGGGCCTGCTGGAGGACTACGACCTGCGCACGGGCTTCGGCAATGTCGCCGAGGGCGACACGCTGGTCGTGGTCGGCGCCACCCGTGGCGAGCTGGGCGCCTCGATCTATCTGCGCGAGATCCTGGGCCGCGAAGACGGCGCCCCGCCGCCGGTCGATCTGGCGCTGGAGCGCAAGAACGGCGACTTCGTGCGCGGTCTGATCAGCTCGGGCCTTGTCGCGGGCGTCCACGACCTGTCGGACGGCGGCCTGCTGGTCGCCGCGGCTGACGTGGCCCTGGCCAGCAAGGTCGGGATCACCCTCAACGCCAGCAGCCAAGCGCACGCTCACGCCTATCTGCTGGGCGAAGACCAGGCGCGCTACCTGATCGCCACGCCGGACCCGGACGCGGTGCTGGAAGCGGCGAAGGATGCGGGCGTTCACGCCAACATCGCCGGCGTCGCGGGCGGGGAAGCCTTCGCGTCGGATGGCCTGTTCAGCGTCTCGCTGGAAGCCCTGCGCACCGCCCACGAGGCCTGGCTGCCGGGCTATATGAACGCGCCGAAGGCGTAA
- a CDS encoding acyl-CoA thioesterase: MSRLFVPPSDAYTLTFMPKASDIDANGHVNNVVYLGWAQDLAITHWDAWTSPEERAPWSWVARRHEVDYRRELLPGETATGYTWVGELKGPRFERYIRIDGPDGEMCAQVRTDWVLIDIAAKRPARVLPWMIERFTPKG; encoded by the coding sequence ATGAGCCGCCTGTTCGTCCCGCCGTCGGACGCCTACACCCTGACCTTCATGCCTAAGGCGTCGGACATCGACGCCAATGGCCACGTCAACAACGTGGTCTATCTGGGCTGGGCGCAGGATCTGGCCATCACCCATTGGGACGCCTGGACCTCGCCGGAAGAACGCGCGCCCTGGAGCTGGGTCGCACGCCGCCACGAGGTCGACTATCGCCGCGAGCTTCTGCCCGGCGAAACCGCCACCGGCTATACCTGGGTGGGCGAGCTGAAGGGTCCGCGCTTCGAGCGCTACATCCGCATCGATGGGCCCGACGGCGAGATGTGCGCCCAGGTCCGCACCGACTGGGTGCTGATCGACATCGCCGCCAAGCGCCCGGCCCGCGTCCTCCCCTGGATGATCGAGCGCTTCACGCCGAAGGGCTGA
- a CDS encoding cytochrome P450, with product MTISTDIANTIIDPKAYADGDRIDQAFAHLRREAPLAVAQPDGFDPFWVVTRHADILEVERQNELFHNGDRATVITTIEADKKVREMMGGSPHLVRSLVQMDNPDHFAYRKITQGALLPQNLRALEARIREIARGFVDRMAEHGDRCDFARDVAFLYPLHVIMEVLGVPESDEPRMLKLTQELFGNADPDLNRTGKSVTDVGEGVDSIQSVVMDFMMYFNAITEDRRANPRDDLATLIANGKINGEPMGHLEAMSYYIIAATAGHDTTSSTTAGALWALAENPDQFAKVKADPSLIPGLIEESIRWVTPVKHFMRTATADAELGGQKIAKGDWMMLSYPSGNRDEAVFEDPFTFRVDRTPNKHVAFGYGAHICLGQHLARMEMRVLWEELLARLDHVELDGAPTRMVANFVCGPKSVPIRFKLH from the coding sequence ATGACGATCTCGACCGACATCGCCAACACCATTATCGACCCCAAGGCCTATGCCGACGGCGACCGGATCGACCAGGCCTTCGCCCACCTGCGCCGTGAAGCGCCGCTGGCGGTCGCCCAGCCCGACGGCTTTGATCCGTTCTGGGTGGTCACGCGTCACGCCGACATCCTGGAGGTCGAGCGCCAGAACGAGCTGTTCCACAACGGCGACCGCGCCACCGTCATCACCACCATCGAGGCCGACAAGAAGGTGCGCGAGATGATGGGCGGATCCCCTCACCTCGTCCGCTCGCTGGTGCAGATGGATAACCCCGACCACTTCGCCTACCGCAAGATCACCCAAGGCGCGCTGCTGCCGCAGAACCTGCGGGCGCTGGAGGCGCGGATCCGCGAGATCGCGCGGGGCTTCGTCGACCGCATGGCCGAGCACGGCGACCGCTGCGACTTCGCCCGCGACGTGGCGTTCCTGTATCCGTTGCACGTGATCATGGAAGTGCTGGGCGTGCCTGAGAGCGACGAGCCCCGCATGCTGAAACTAACCCAGGAGCTGTTCGGCAACGCCGACCCGGATCTGAACCGCACCGGCAAGTCGGTGACCGACGTCGGCGAGGGCGTCGACAGCATCCAGTCCGTGGTCATGGACTTCATGATGTATTTCAACGCGATCACTGAGGATCGCCGGGCCAACCCGCGCGACGACCTGGCCACCCTGATCGCCAACGGCAAGATCAATGGCGAGCCGATGGGCCACCTGGAGGCGATGAGCTACTACATCATCGCCGCTACCGCCGGGCACGACACCACCTCCTCGACCACCGCCGGCGCGCTATGGGCGCTGGCCGAAAACCCCGACCAGTTCGCCAAGGTCAAGGCCGATCCGTCGCTGATCCCGGGCCTGATCGAGGAGTCGATCCGCTGGGTCACGCCCGTGAAGCACTTCATGCGCACCGCCACCGCCGACGCCGAACTGGGCGGCCAGAAGATCGCCAAGGGTGACTGGATGATGCTGTCCTATCCGTCCGGCAATCGCGATGAGGCGGTGTTCGAAGACCCCTTCACCTTCCGCGTCGATCGCACGCCCAACAAGCACGTCGCCTTCGGCTACGGCGCCCACATCTGCCTGGGCCAACACCTGGCGCGGATGGAGATGCGGGTGCTGTGGGAAGAACTCCTCGCCCGCCTCGACCATGTCGAGCTGGACGGCGCGCCCACCCGCATGGTCGCCAACTTCGTCTGCGGCCCCAAGTCGGTGCCGATCCGCTTCAAGCTGCACTGA
- a CDS encoding PAS domain-containing hybrid sensor histidine kinase/response regulator: MSPAIRARIARAVPTVCLIVGVAMVLDFVIDILLLDNRPAYAPLTTLVMSTIIAAPLAYWVGSQNIRLEEMHADLKASLDAKQGAIEEAQAALAKYREVDRLYRLLGDNLTDHVALWSPQGERLYSSPSIERITGYTLEEFMALPPQALVSDADFKWVQGIIQKLTPGGAPVSADYESLCKDGTRIWVESTYSMLGDGSGILLVTSRDITERKRLELDIAKALEMAEAASAAKSDFLANMTHELRTPLTAIIGFAEVLRRSRNLNKTATRQIGHILDASNTLLSVVNDVLDFSRLEAGGLELDPAPFDPAAMASSCAGLVAERAEAKGLEIHVRTARGVKPMDLDGPRLSQVLLNFLSNAVKFTPHGSITVALRQTIEGHEAVLRGEVIDTGIGIAPEHRENIFDRFSQADAAVSRRFGGTGLGLAISRRIIERMDGRIGVDSVEGQGSTFWFEVRGPLAELPTQEAQETSPLAADADVRLLLVEDNAVNRELICTMLEPFGVAVETANDGVAGVEAMRQGQYDLVLMDVQMPVMDGLTATREIRAWEGARGASTPIIAMTANVLPEQVANCLAAGMDDHLGKPISPSKLLEAVARWAGRSHAA, translated from the coding sequence ATTTCGCCCGCCATCAGAGCTCGGATCGCCAGAGCCGTGCCGACGGTCTGCCTCATCGTGGGCGTGGCCATGGTGCTGGATTTCGTCATCGACATCCTGCTGCTGGACAACCGCCCGGCCTATGCGCCGCTGACGACGCTGGTGATGTCCACGATCATCGCCGCGCCCTTGGCCTACTGGGTCGGCAGTCAGAACATCCGACTCGAGGAGATGCACGCCGACCTCAAGGCCAGCCTCGACGCCAAGCAGGGCGCGATCGAGGAGGCCCAGGCGGCGCTCGCCAAGTATCGCGAGGTCGATCGCCTCTACCGGCTGCTGGGCGACAATCTGACGGATCACGTCGCGCTGTGGTCTCCCCAAGGCGAGCGGCTCTACAGCTCGCCCAGCATTGAACGCATCACCGGCTATACGCTTGAGGAGTTCATGGCCCTGCCGCCGCAGGCCCTGGTCAGCGACGCCGATTTCAAGTGGGTGCAGGGCATCATCCAGAAGCTCACGCCCGGCGGCGCGCCCGTCAGCGCCGACTATGAGAGTCTGTGTAAGGACGGGACGCGGATCTGGGTCGAAAGCACCTATTCCATGCTGGGCGACGGATCAGGCATCCTGCTGGTCACCTCGCGCGACATCACCGAGCGCAAGCGCCTGGAGCTGGATATCGCCAAGGCCCTGGAGATGGCCGAGGCGGCGTCGGCGGCCAAGTCCGACTTCCTGGCCAACATGACCCACGAGCTGCGCACGCCGCTGACCGCGATCATCGGCTTCGCCGAGGTGCTGCGCCGCTCGCGCAATCTGAACAAGACCGCCACCCGCCAGATCGGCCACATCCTGGACGCCAGCAACACCCTGCTCAGCGTCGTCAACGACGTGCTGGACTTCTCGCGGCTCGAGGCGGGCGGGCTGGAGCTGGACCCCGCGCCCTTCGATCCGGCCGCCATGGCCTCATCCTGCGCCGGCCTAGTGGCCGAGCGTGCGGAAGCCAAGGGCCTTGAGATCCACGTTCGCACGGCGCGCGGCGTCAAGCCGATGGACCTTGATGGACCAAGGCTTAGCCAGGTGCTGCTGAACTTCCTGTCCAACGCGGTGAAGTTCACGCCTCACGGCTCCATCACCGTCGCCCTCCGCCAAACGATCGAGGGACACGAGGCGGTCTTGCGCGGCGAGGTCATCGACACCGGCATCGGCATCGCGCCCGAGCACCGCGAGAACATCTTCGACCGCTTCTCCCAGGCCGACGCGGCCGTGTCGCGGCGCTTTGGCGGGACGGGCCTGGGTCTGGCGATCTCGCGCCGGATCATCGAGCGGATGGATGGCCGTATCGGCGTCGACAGCGTCGAGGGCCAGGGTTCGACCTTCTGGTTCGAGGTGCGCGGACCGCTCGCCGAACTACCGACCCAGGAGGCCCAGGAAACCTCGCCCCTGGCCGCCGACGCCGATGTGCGTTTGCTGCTCGTCGAGGACAACGCCGTCAATCGCGAGCTGATCTGCACGATGCTGGAGCCCTTCGGCGTGGCCGTCGAGACCGCCAATGACGGCGTGGCGGGCGTCGAGGCCATGCGCCAGGGCCAGTACGATCTGGTGCTGATGGATGTGCAGATGCCGGTCATGGACGGCCTGACCGCCACCCGCGAAATCCGGGCCTGGGAAGGCGCGCGTGGCGCTTCCACGCCGATCATCGCCATGACCGCCAACGTCCTGCCCGAACAGGTCGCCAACTGCCTGGCCGCCGGCATGGACGACCACCTGGGCAAGCCGATCAGCCCCAGCAAGTTGCTCGAGGCGGTGGCGCGCTGGGCGGGACGGTCGCACGCGGCTTAA
- the grxD gene encoding Grx4 family monothiol glutaredoxin encodes MTDAAASPALDFIAKTVADHPVVVFMKGVPDQPRCGFSSVVVQILDHLGVEFVGVDVLQDDDLRQGVKTFTDWPTIPQLYVKGEFIGGSDIIREMFQSGELKTFLTEQGVIAA; translated from the coding sequence ATGACCGACGCCGCCGCCTCCCCCGCTCTGGACTTCATCGCCAAGACCGTCGCCGACCATCCGGTGGTGGTGTTCATGAAGGGCGTGCCGGACCAGCCGCGCTGTGGCTTCTCGTCGGTGGTGGTGCAGATCCTGGATCACCTGGGCGTCGAGTTCGTCGGCGTCGACGTGCTGCAGGACGACGATCTGCGCCAGGGCGTCAAGACCTTCACCGACTGGCCGACCATTCCCCAGCTCTATGTGAAGGGTGAATTCATCGGCGGCAGCGACATCATCCGCGAGATGTTCCAGTCGGGCGAGCTGAAGACCTTCCTGACCGAACAGGGCGTGATCGCCGCCTAA
- the purQ gene encoding phosphoribosylformylglycinamidine synthase subunit PurQ: MKAAVIVFPGSNCDRDCKVAIERSAGARVEMVWHQETALPDDLDLIVLPGGFSYGDYLRCGAMAAQSPVMKEVVSAAGKGVAVVGICNGFQVLTEVGLLPGALLRNAGLKYVCKPVELDIVNGQTRFTAGYGEQRDAVMTVGNGEGNYFADEETLDRLEGEGQVVFRYKENPNGSARDIAGIVNAGGNVLGLMPHPDRAFDADLGSEDGAVLFRSIFQSA; encoded by the coding sequence ATGAAAGCCGCCGTCATCGTTTTTCCGGGTTCGAACTGCGATCGTGACTGCAAGGTCGCCATCGAGCGCTCCGCTGGGGCGCGTGTCGAAATGGTCTGGCACCAGGAGACGGCGCTGCCGGACGACCTGGATCTGATCGTCCTGCCCGGCGGTTTCTCGTATGGCGACTATCTGCGCTGCGGCGCCATGGCCGCCCAGAGCCCGGTGATGAAAGAGGTCGTCTCGGCCGCCGGCAAGGGCGTGGCCGTGGTCGGCATCTGCAACGGCTTCCAGGTGCTGACCGAGGTTGGCCTGCTGCCCGGCGCCCTGCTGCGCAATGCGGGCCTCAAATACGTCTGCAAGCCGGTCGAGCTGGACATCGTCAACGGCCAGACCCGCTTCACAGCCGGCTACGGCGAGCAGCGCGACGCGGTGATGACCGTCGGCAACGGCGAGGGCAACTACTTCGCCGACGAAGAGACGCTGGACCGTCTCGAGGGCGAAGGCCAGGTGGTGTTCCGCTACAAGGAAAACCCCAACGGCTCGGCCCGCGACATCGCCGGCATCGTCAATGCGGGCGGCAACGTCCTGGGCCTGATGCCCCACCCCGACCGGGCCTTCGACGCCGATCTGGGCTCCGAAGACGGCGCGGTGCTGTTCCGCAGCATCTTCCAGAGCGCCTGA
- a CDS encoding DUF3291 domain-containing protein: MSAKFHLAQVNVGRLKAPIDHPMIKDFVDNLDRINALAEASPGFVWRLTGEGNNATDLAIDNDPLFIPNLSVWTDIPSLGAFVYRSDHVEIMRRRREWFEHMDLYMALWWVPAGHTPTVAEALETLAHLETHGPTPAAFTFKVPFPAPSGEAVAPELDECA; this comes from the coding sequence ATGAGCGCCAAGTTCCACCTGGCCCAGGTCAATGTCGGACGCCTGAAGGCCCCGATCGATCACCCGATGATCAAGGACTTCGTCGACAACCTCGACCGCATCAACGCCCTGGCCGAGGCCTCTCCAGGCTTCGTCTGGCGCCTCACGGGCGAGGGCAACAACGCCACGGACCTGGCGATCGACAACGATCCGCTGTTCATCCCGAACCTGTCGGTCTGGACCGACATCCCCTCGCTCGGCGCCTTCGTCTATCGCAGCGACCACGTCGAGATCATGCGCCGCCGTCGCGAGTGGTTCGAGCACATGGACCTCTATATGGCGCTGTGGTGGGTCCCGGCCGGCCACACGCCCACCGTCGCGGAAGCCCTGGAGACGCTGGCGCACCTGGAGACCCACGGCCCGACGCCGGCGGCCTTCACCTTCAAGGTCCCCTTCCCCGCCCCCAGCGGCGAGGCTGTGGCGCCTGAGCTGGATGAATGCGCTTAG
- a CDS encoding M20/M25/M40 family metallo-hydrolase, with protein sequence MIISRRSLSLFAAAFVAVASPAFANPGDKALDDVRILSADDMQGRGVGTPGSEKARAHILSRFKEIGLAPVSDRFEHTFTFTKRDGSTAQGVNLIARIKGTTPGKAMVVTAHYDHLGVRNGEIYNGADDNASGVAGLLAVAEAFKAKPPKHDVILAVVDAEESGLRGARAFAAAPPVPLESIALNINFDMLSKNAKNELFVAGASAFPVLRPILERVAATAPVTLKLGHDTDADGAQNNWTNQSDHYAFVEKGVPWVYFGVEDHPEYHRPSDDFATIPQDFFKRSVATVVQASVVLEASLDEVAKSAKR encoded by the coding sequence ATGATCATCTCTCGTCGCTCGCTGAGTCTTTTCGCCGCAGCCTTCGTCGCCGTGGCCTCGCCCGCCTTCGCCAATCCTGGCGACAAGGCCCTGGATGATGTCCGGATCCTGTCCGCCGACGACATGCAGGGGCGCGGGGTCGGGACGCCGGGTTCCGAGAAGGCGCGGGCCCATATCCTCTCGCGGTTCAAGGAGATCGGCCTGGCGCCGGTCAGCGACCGGTTCGAGCACACGTTCACCTTCACCAAGCGCGACGGATCGACGGCGCAGGGTGTGAACCTGATTGCGCGGATCAAGGGAACGACGCCGGGCAAGGCCATGGTCGTCACCGCGCACTACGATCACCTGGGCGTCCGCAATGGCGAGATCTACAACGGCGCCGACGACAACGCCTCGGGCGTGGCGGGTCTGCTGGCGGTGGCCGAGGCGTTCAAGGCCAAGCCGCCCAAGCACGACGTGATCCTGGCGGTGGTCGACGCCGAGGAGAGCGGCCTGCGCGGCGCCCGGGCGTTTGCGGCCGCGCCGCCGGTTCCCCTGGAGTCGATCGCCCTCAACATCAACTTCGACATGCTCAGCAAGAACGCCAAGAACGAACTCTTCGTCGCCGGCGCGTCGGCGTTCCCGGTGCTGCGGCCGATCCTCGAGCGGGTCGCGGCGACGGCGCCGGTGACCTTGAAGCTGGGCCACGACACCGACGCAGATGGGGCGCAGAACAACTGGACCAACCAGTCCGACCACTACGCCTTTGTCGAGAAGGGCGTGCCGTGGGTCTATTTCGGGGTCGAGGACCACCCCGAATACCATCGTCCCAGCGACGACTTCGCGACCATCCCGCAGGACTTCTTCAAGCGGTCTGTGGCGACCGTGGTGCAGGCCAGCGTCGTGCTGGAGGCGTCGCTGGACGAGGTGGCCAAGAGCGCGAAGCGCTAA